One genomic window of Elaeis guineensis isolate ETL-2024a chromosome 2, EG11, whole genome shotgun sequence includes the following:
- the LOC105045389 gene encoding uncharacterized protein isoform X2: protein MACTLDFRCLDEGLGGQKNKRKRSESDGPESMDVDPNAAAGGGDAILPPSKRPALPSLENPEKPTFGRPTYDGVIAGKVSGRKWKQARTHRSSAIAVSRRGPSFELRTREKELKRAFRERKEELKEEIRRNKEEKRKMREEREKKKQENTLRTGTKLQKITNPKTLKKIAKSKQRKLLKVVPDELLNKNSSNNKKNYLVRFWNNS from the exons ATGGCGTGCACGCTAGATTTCCGGTGCCTCGACGAAGGCCTTGGCGGCCAGAAGAACAAGCGCAAGAGATCTGAGTCCGATGGCCCCGAATCCATGGATGTCGACCCCAACGCCGCCGCCGGCGGCGGCGATGCCATCCTCCCACCGTCCAAGAGGCCCGCCCTCCCTTCCCTCGAGAACCCGGAGAAGCCCACCTTCGGCCGTCCCACTTATGACGGCGTGATCGCCGGCAAGGTCTCGGGCCGTAAGTGGAAGCAAGCACGCACCCACCGGTCATCCGCCATCGCCGTATCCCGCCGCGGCCCCTCCTTCGAGCTTCGGACGAGGGAGAAGGAGCTGAAGCGGGCGTTCCGGGAGCGGAAGGAGGAGCTCAAGGAGGAGATCCGGCGGAAcaaggaggagaagaggaagatgagagaggagagggagaaaaaGAAACAGGAGAACACTCTGAGGACGGGCACGAAGCTCCAGAAGATCACCAATCCCAAGACTTTGAAGAAGATCGCCAAGTCGAAGCAGAGGAAGCTGCTCAAAGTCGTCCCGGATGAGCTGCTCAACAAGAATAGCAGCAATAACAAGAAAAA CTATTTGGTTAGATTTTGGAATAATTCATGA
- the LOC105045389 gene encoding uncharacterized protein isoform X3, producing the protein MACTLDFRCLDEGLGGQKNKRKRSESDGPESMDVDPNAAAGGGDAILPPSKRPALPSLENPEKPTFGRPTYDGVIAGKVSGRKWKQARTHRSSAIAVSRRGPSFELRTREKELKRAFRERKEELKEEIRRNKEEKRKMREEREKKKQENTLRTGTKLQKITNPKTLKKIAKSKQRKLLKVVPDELLNKNSSNNKKKGLE; encoded by the exons ATGGCGTGCACGCTAGATTTCCGGTGCCTCGACGAAGGCCTTGGCGGCCAGAAGAACAAGCGCAAGAGATCTGAGTCCGATGGCCCCGAATCCATGGATGTCGACCCCAACGCCGCCGCCGGCGGCGGCGATGCCATCCTCCCACCGTCCAAGAGGCCCGCCCTCCCTTCCCTCGAGAACCCGGAGAAGCCCACCTTCGGCCGTCCCACTTATGACGGCGTGATCGCCGGCAAGGTCTCGGGCCGTAAGTGGAAGCAAGCACGCACCCACCGGTCATCCGCCATCGCCGTATCCCGCCGCGGCCCCTCCTTCGAGCTTCGGACGAGGGAGAAGGAGCTGAAGCGGGCGTTCCGGGAGCGGAAGGAGGAGCTCAAGGAGGAGATCCGGCGGAAcaaggaggagaagaggaagatgagagaggagagggagaaaaaGAAACAGGAGAACACTCTGAGGACGGGCACGAAGCTCCAGAAGATCACCAATCCCAAGACTTTGAAGAAGATCGCCAAGTCGAAGCAGAGGAAGCTGCTCAAAGTCGTCCCGGATGAGCTGCTCAACAAGAATAGCAGCAATAACAAGAAAAA GGGATTGGAGTGA
- the LOC105045389 gene encoding uncharacterized protein isoform X4, translating to MDVDPNAAAGGGDAILPPSKRPALPSLENPEKPTFGRPTYDGVIAGKVSGRKWKQARTHRSSAIAVSRRGPSFELRTREKELKRAFRERKEELKEEIRRNKEEKRKMREEREKKKQENTLRTGTKLQKITNPKTLKKIAKSKQRKLLKVVPDELLNKNSSNNKKKSSITRFMFDWLILRVGAHG from the exons ATGGATGTCGACCCCAACGCCGCCGCCGGCGGCGGCGATGCCATCCTCCCACCGTCCAAGAGGCCCGCCCTCCCTTCCCTCGAGAACCCGGAGAAGCCCACCTTCGGCCGTCCCACTTATGACGGCGTGATCGCCGGCAAGGTCTCGGGCCGTAAGTGGAAGCAAGCACGCACCCACCGGTCATCCGCCATCGCCGTATCCCGCCGCGGCCCCTCCTTCGAGCTTCGGACGAGGGAGAAGGAGCTGAAGCGGGCGTTCCGGGAGCGGAAGGAGGAGCTCAAGGAGGAGATCCGGCGGAAcaaggaggagaagaggaagatgagagaggagagggagaaaaaGAAACAGGAGAACACTCTGAGGACGGGCACGAAGCTCCAGAAGATCACCAATCCCAAGACTTTGAAGAAGATCGCCAAGTCGAAGCAGAGGAAGCTGCTCAAAGTCGTCCCGGATGAGCTGCTCAACAAGAATAGCAGCAATAACAAGAAAAA AAGTTCTATCACGCGGTTTATGTTTGATTGGTTGATTCTGAGGGTGGGAGCTCATGGCTAG
- the LOC105045389 gene encoding uncharacterized protein isoform X1, whose amino-acid sequence MACTLDFRCLDEGLGGQKNKRKRSESDGPESMDVDPNAAAGGGDAILPPSKRPALPSLENPEKPTFGRPTYDGVIAGKVSGRKWKQARTHRSSAIAVSRRGPSFELRTREKELKRAFRERKEELKEEIRRNKEEKRKMREEREKKKQENTLRTGTKLQKITNPKTLKKIAKSKQRKLLKVVPDELLNKNSSNNKKKSSITRFMFDWLILRVGAHG is encoded by the exons ATGGCGTGCACGCTAGATTTCCGGTGCCTCGACGAAGGCCTTGGCGGCCAGAAGAACAAGCGCAAGAGATCTGAGTCCGATGGCCCCGAATCCATGGATGTCGACCCCAACGCCGCCGCCGGCGGCGGCGATGCCATCCTCCCACCGTCCAAGAGGCCCGCCCTCCCTTCCCTCGAGAACCCGGAGAAGCCCACCTTCGGCCGTCCCACTTATGACGGCGTGATCGCCGGCAAGGTCTCGGGCCGTAAGTGGAAGCAAGCACGCACCCACCGGTCATCCGCCATCGCCGTATCCCGCCGCGGCCCCTCCTTCGAGCTTCGGACGAGGGAGAAGGAGCTGAAGCGGGCGTTCCGGGAGCGGAAGGAGGAGCTCAAGGAGGAGATCCGGCGGAAcaaggaggagaagaggaagatgagagaggagagggagaaaaaGAAACAGGAGAACACTCTGAGGACGGGCACGAAGCTCCAGAAGATCACCAATCCCAAGACTTTGAAGAAGATCGCCAAGTCGAAGCAGAGGAAGCTGCTCAAAGTCGTCCCGGATGAGCTGCTCAACAAGAATAGCAGCAATAACAAGAAAAA AAGTTCTATCACGCGGTTTATGTTTGATTGGTTGATTCTGAGGGTGGGAGCTCATGGCTAG